The proteins below come from a single Rhizobium tropici CIAT 899 genomic window:
- a CDS encoding glycerate kinase type-2 family protein: MTVTDPRAFLTLLFDAAVRAADPLTGIRSHLPKKPKGRTIVIGAGKGSAQMAAALEQRWDGPLQGLVVTRYGFSAPCRQIEIIEAAHPVPDEAGLIASRRLLKLVEGLTEDDLVIALISGGGSALLPSPAGSLNLADEIAVNKALLASGAPISAMNVIRKHLSTIKGGRLAAAAHPAKVISLVVSDIPGDDPALVASGPTVPGAGTRADALDLIRLYRIELPAAVLAHIEKAEADAPRPDDPRFAGNEVHLIASAGVSLEAAAEVARAAGIEAAILSDAIEGEAREAAHVHAALAREVLHRNRPFAKPIVLLSGGETTVTLKGKGKGGRNSEFLLSLAIDIDGHTGVHAMAADTDGIDGSEDNAGAFADAGTVTRLRGAGLVPAEMLANNDAWTAFNAIGDLFVPGPTGTNVNDFRAILIV, translated from the coding sequence ATGACCGTTACCGATCCCCGCGCCTTCCTGACCTTGCTGTTCGATGCCGCCGTTCGCGCTGCCGATCCGTTGACTGGTATTCGCTCGCATCTGCCGAAGAAGCCCAAGGGCCGGACGATCGTCATCGGCGCCGGCAAGGGCTCCGCCCAGATGGCCGCCGCGCTGGAACAACGCTGGGATGGCCCGCTGCAAGGTCTCGTGGTGACGCGATATGGCTTCTCCGCTCCTTGCCGCCAGATCGAAATCATCGAAGCCGCCCATCCGGTGCCGGATGAGGCGGGCCTCATCGCATCTCGCCGATTGTTGAAACTCGTCGAAGGCCTGACGGAGGACGATCTGGTGATCGCGCTGATATCAGGTGGCGGCTCGGCACTGCTGCCATCGCCGGCGGGGTCGCTGAACCTTGCCGACGAGATCGCCGTCAATAAGGCGCTGCTGGCATCCGGTGCGCCGATCTCTGCGATGAATGTCATTCGCAAGCATCTGTCGACCATCAAGGGCGGCCGGCTCGCGGCAGCAGCCCATCCCGCCAAGGTCATCTCGCTCGTCGTCTCGGATATCCCCGGCGATGACCCTGCTTTGGTGGCATCCGGCCCGACGGTCCCGGGTGCCGGCACGCGCGCCGACGCGCTCGACCTTATCCGCCTCTACCGTATCGAACTGCCTGCGGCCGTTCTCGCCCATATCGAGAAAGCCGAAGCCGATGCTCCCCGCCCGGACGATCCGCGCTTTGCCGGCAATGAGGTCCATCTCATCGCATCCGCCGGCGTCTCACTGGAGGCCGCTGCCGAGGTGGCGCGAGCAGCGGGCATCGAAGCCGCCATCCTTTCCGATGCGATCGAGGGCGAGGCTCGCGAAGCCGCCCATGTCCACGCCGCCCTCGCCCGCGAAGTGCTGCATCGCAACCGTCCCTTCGCCAAACCGATTGTGCTGCTCTCCGGCGGAGAAACGACGGTGACGCTGAAAGGCAAGGGCAAGGGCGGACGAAACTCGGAATTCCTTCTGTCTCTAGCGATCGACATCGACGGCCACACCGGGGTCCATGCCATGGCCGCCGACACTGATGGCATCGACGGCAGCGAGGACAATGCCGGCGCCTTCGCCGATGCGGGTACGGTGACGCGGCTGCGCGGGGCAGGATTGGTTCCCGCCGAGATGTTGGCAAACAACGATGCCTGGACGGCTTTCAACGCGATCGGCGATCTCTTCGTGCCCGGCCCAACGGGAACGAACGTCAACGACTTCCGCGCCATCCTGATCGTGTAA
- a CDS encoding L-fuconate dehydratase — MTRITNLRVFDLRFPTSQSLDGSDAMNPDPDYSAAYVILDTDKPGLAGHGLTFTIGRGNDICCMAIEAMRHLVVGTELATVLENPGKYWRHLTSDSQLRWIGPEKGAMHLATGAVVNAVWDLLAKEAGKPVWRLVSEMDAEQIADIVDYRYLTDVLTRDEAVAILKKAEAGKVARIATLEREGYACYTTSAGWLGYDDAKLRRLCQEAIDAGFNHVKMKVGRDLEDDIRRLTIAREVIGPDRYLMIDANQVWEVNQAIDWVKKLAFVKPFFIEEPTSPDDVAGHRKIRQAIGPVKVATGEMCQNRIMFKQFIAEGAIDIVQIDSCRMGGLNEVLAVLLIAAKYGLPVWPHAGGVGLCEYVQHLSMIDYIAVSGTKDGRVIEYVDHLHEHFIDPCIIRDAAYMPPSLPGFSIEMKPESIAEYTFKG; from the coding sequence ATGACGCGCATCACCAATCTTCGCGTTTTCGATTTGCGTTTCCCGACATCGCAGAGCCTCGATGGTTCGGATGCGATGAATCCGGATCCGGATTATTCGGCAGCTTATGTCATCCTCGACACCGACAAGCCGGGCCTTGCTGGCCACGGCCTGACCTTCACCATTGGCCGCGGCAATGACATCTGCTGCATGGCGATCGAGGCGATGCGGCATCTGGTCGTCGGTACCGAACTTGCGACGGTTCTGGAAAACCCCGGCAAATACTGGCGGCATCTGACCAGTGACAGCCAGCTGCGCTGGATCGGCCCCGAGAAGGGCGCGATGCATCTGGCAACCGGCGCTGTCGTCAATGCCGTCTGGGATCTGCTCGCCAAGGAAGCCGGCAAGCCGGTCTGGCGGTTGGTTTCGGAGATGGATGCGGAGCAGATCGCCGATATTGTCGACTATCGTTACCTGACCGATGTGCTGACCCGCGATGAGGCCGTCGCCATCCTGAAGAAGGCGGAGGCCGGCAAGGTCGCCCGCATCGCCACGCTCGAGCGCGAGGGCTATGCCTGCTACACGACATCAGCCGGCTGGCTTGGCTATGACGACGCCAAGCTGCGCCGCCTGTGCCAGGAGGCGATCGATGCCGGCTTCAACCATGTGAAGATGAAGGTCGGCCGCGATCTCGAGGACGATATTCGCCGTCTCACCATTGCCCGCGAGGTGATCGGCCCCGATCGTTACCTCATGATCGATGCCAACCAAGTCTGGGAAGTCAATCAGGCGATCGACTGGGTGAAGAAGCTCGCCTTCGTCAAGCCTTTCTTCATCGAAGAACCCACAAGCCCGGATGACGTTGCCGGACACCGCAAGATCCGCCAGGCCATCGGCCCGGTGAAGGTCGCGACCGGCGAGATGTGCCAGAACCGCATCATGTTCAAGCAGTTCATCGCCGAGGGCGCGATCGACATTGTACAGATCGATTCCTGCCGCATGGGCGGTCTCAACGAAGTGCTGGCGGTTTTGCTGATCGCCGCCAAATATGGCTTGCCGGTCTGGCCGCATGCCGGCGGCGTCGGCCTCTGCGAATATGTGCAGCATCTGTCGATGATCGACTATATCGCCGTCTCAGGCACCAAGGACGGCCGCGTCATCGAATATGTCGATCACCTGCACGAGCATTTCATCGACCCCTGTATCATCCGCGACGCAGCCTACATGCCACCGAGCCTGCCGGGCTTCTCGATCGAGATGAAGCCGGAATCGATCGCGGAATATACGTTCAAGGGTTGA
- a CDS encoding LLM class flavin-dependent oxidoreductase codes for MTEQKQLKLGAFMRPVSLHTGAWRYPGSYPDANFNFQHIKSFAQELEKAKFDAFFMADHLAVLNMPIEALKRSHTVTSFEPFTLLSALAAVTDRIGLVATASTTFDQPYHIARRFASLDHISGGRAGWNIVTTSNPDAALNFGLEEHVEHGERYHRAREFYDVVTGLWDSFADDAFIRNAETGIFFDPDKMHVLAHKGEELSVRGPLNIARSPQGWPVIVQAGQSDVGRQLAAETAEAVFAAPRNLADGKSIFADIKGRMKQIGRNPDHLKILPAAFIVVGDTIEEAKAKRAKLDSLVHYDSAIASLSIALGHDASKFDPDGPLPEIPETNASKSGRERVIALAEAEKLTVRQLAQRLGGYAGLAFVGTPQSIADEMEQWLHEEGSDGFNVVFPFLPQGLLDVTTRVVPELQRRGIFRRDYEGTTLREHLGLPRPENRFFKAAAEAAQ; via the coding sequence ATGACCGAACAGAAGCAATTGAAGCTTGGGGCCTTCATGCGCCCCGTCAGCCTGCATACCGGCGCATGGCGCTACCCCGGCTCCTATCCGGACGCCAACTTCAATTTCCAGCATATCAAGAGCTTTGCGCAGGAGCTGGAAAAGGCGAAATTCGACGCCTTCTTCATGGCCGATCATCTGGCCGTCCTCAACATGCCGATCGAGGCTTTGAAGCGCAGCCACACGGTGACCTCCTTCGAGCCCTTTACCCTGCTTTCGGCGCTCGCCGCAGTCACCGACAGGATCGGCCTGGTCGCTACCGCGTCGACGACCTTCGACCAGCCCTATCACATCGCGCGCCGCTTCGCCTCGCTCGACCACATCAGCGGCGGCCGCGCCGGCTGGAATATCGTCACGACCTCCAATCCCGACGCCGCCCTGAACTTCGGCCTCGAGGAGCATGTGGAACATGGCGAGCGCTATCATCGCGCCCGTGAATTCTACGATGTCGTCACTGGCCTCTGGGACAGCTTCGCCGACGACGCCTTCATCCGCAACGCCGAGACTGGCATCTTCTTCGACCCGGACAAGATGCATGTGCTCGCCCACAAGGGCGAGGAGCTCAGCGTTCGCGGCCCGCTCAACATTGCCCGCTCGCCGCAGGGCTGGCCTGTCATCGTGCAGGCCGGGCAATCCGATGTCGGCCGCCAGCTCGCCGCCGAGACGGCCGAAGCGGTCTTCGCCGCCCCGCGTAATCTCGCCGATGGCAAGTCTATTTTCGCCGACATCAAGGGACGGATGAAACAGATCGGCCGCAATCCGGATCATCTGAAGATCCTGCCCGCCGCCTTCATCGTCGTCGGCGACACGATCGAGGAAGCGAAGGCGAAACGAGCAAAGCTCGACAGCCTCGTGCATTACGATAGCGCGATTGCATCCCTATCGATCGCGCTGGGACACGATGCATCCAAATTCGACCCAGATGGACCGCTGCCGGAGATTCCGGAGACCAATGCCAGCAAGAGCGGCCGCGAACGCGTCATCGCCCTTGCCGAAGCTGAAAAGCTCACCGTGCGGCAGCTTGCCCAGCGCCTCGGCGGCTATGCCGGCCTCGCCTTCGTCGGCACGCCGCAGAGCATCGCCGACGAGATGGAGCAATGGCTGCACGAGGAAGGCTCTGACGGTTTCAACGTCGTCTTCCCCTTCCTGCCGCAGGGCCTGCTTGACGTGACCACCCGCGTCGTTCCAGAGCTGCAGCGTCGCGGCATCTTCCGCCGCGACTACGAAGGCACGACATTGCGCGAACACCTCGGCCTGCCGCGCCCGGAAAACCGCTTCTTCAAGGCTGCCGCTGAAGCCGCGCAGTAA
- a CDS encoding carboxymuconolactone decarboxylase family protein, with product MATVKLLDDAEAEAIPAVKAVFDDIRAVRKSDFVNNFWRGLGNDPALLKRTWEGLKAVMMTEGALDPLVREMIYIAVSTANGCSYCIHSHTAAAKAKGMTDAQHAELLAVIGLAGQTNHLVTAMQIPVDPEFDVGSR from the coding sequence ATGGCAACGGTTAAATTGCTCGATGATGCGGAGGCAGAGGCGATCCCGGCCGTGAAGGCGGTGTTCGACGATATTCGCGCAGTGAGAAAATCCGATTTCGTCAATAATTTCTGGCGCGGCCTGGGAAACGACCCGGCACTGCTGAAGCGCACCTGGGAAGGGCTGAAAGCGGTGATGATGACCGAAGGCGCGCTCGATCCGCTGGTGCGCGAGATGATCTACATTGCCGTCTCCACCGCCAATGGCTGCAGCTATTGCATCCATTCCCACACCGCCGCCGCGAAGGCGAAAGGGATGACCGATGCCCAGCACGCGGAGCTGCTGGCGGTCATCGGCCTTGCCGGACAGACGAACCATCTGGTCACGGCGATGCAGATCCCTGTCGATCCGGAATTCGATGTCGGCAGCCGCTGA
- a CDS encoding MFS transporter — MSDQIFQAATTRRAAPNFRVVALIVASAMFMEQLDATVLATALPTMARDFGVSAPAMSISLTSYLLSLAIFIPASGAIADRFGSRTVFRSAIAVFVLGSLLCAQAPNLFFLVLARLLQGLGGAMMLPIGRLVLMRSVARKDMVNAMSWLLIPALVGPILGPPVGGLFVTYLDWRWIFYINVPIGIIGFILVTMFIEEVKGPRTGRFDLSGFILSGISLGSLLFGFEMSSREGEGYLAVFLISVGLLFGIAYLRHARKHPSPIMDFSLMKVPTFRTSVIAGSLTRISQGAHPFLIPLMLQLGFGLSAAAAGQIAIATALGSMAMKPLQVRILRTLGFRTALIIFGLIGTLGYGMCAIFKPDWPLPVIFVILFFCGFFMSFQFTAYNTIAYDEIERDRMSIATSFYSTFQQLMLSLGICVAALALHGSMQFRGETKAEMIDFSVAFIVVTAIALLAVIWNASFSRTAGSEISGHRRRSPEDSLGEH, encoded by the coding sequence ATGTCGGATCAGATATTCCAGGCCGCCACGACCCGGCGGGCCGCACCGAATTTTCGTGTAGTAGCGCTTATCGTGGCAAGCGCGATGTTCATGGAACAGCTTGACGCGACCGTGCTCGCAACAGCCCTTCCGACTATGGCGAGAGACTTCGGCGTCAGCGCGCCGGCCATGAGTATCTCACTGACTTCATACCTTCTCAGCCTGGCGATCTTCATTCCCGCCAGCGGCGCCATCGCCGACCGCTTCGGATCGCGCACAGTCTTCCGCTCCGCCATCGCGGTCTTCGTTCTCGGTTCACTTTTGTGTGCCCAGGCGCCGAACCTGTTCTTCCTTGTCCTTGCACGGCTTTTGCAAGGTCTCGGCGGCGCCATGATGCTGCCGATCGGTCGTCTGGTGCTGATGCGCAGCGTCGCCCGCAAGGACATGGTCAACGCCATGTCCTGGCTGCTGATCCCAGCCCTCGTCGGCCCCATTCTCGGCCCACCGGTCGGCGGCTTGTTCGTCACCTACCTCGACTGGCGCTGGATCTTCTACATCAACGTGCCGATTGGCATCATCGGCTTCATCCTGGTGACGATGTTCATCGAGGAGGTGAAGGGCCCGCGCACCGGCCGCTTCGATCTCTCTGGCTTTATCCTCTCGGGTATTTCGCTGGGATCGCTGCTCTTCGGCTTTGAAATGTCGAGCCGCGAGGGTGAAGGCTATCTCGCTGTCTTCCTCATCTCCGTCGGCTTGCTCTTCGGCATCGCCTATCTGCGCCATGCCCGCAAGCACCCCTCGCCGATCATGGATTTCTCCTTGATGAAGGTGCCGACGTTCCGCACCTCGGTCATCGCCGGTTCGCTGACGCGCATCAGCCAGGGCGCCCATCCCTTCCTGATCCCGCTGATGCTGCAGCTCGGTTTCGGTCTTTCGGCCGCTGCCGCCGGCCAGATCGCCATTGCGACGGCACTCGGCTCGATGGCCATGAAGCCGCTGCAGGTCCGCATTCTCCGGACACTCGGCTTCCGCACCGCCCTTATCATCTTCGGGCTGATCGGCACGCTCGGCTATGGCATGTGCGCCATCTTCAAGCCGGATTGGCCGCTGCCCGTCATCTTCGTGATCCTGTTCTTCTGCGGGTTCTTCATGTCGTTCCAGTTCACGGCCTACAACACGATCGCCTATGACGAGATCGAGCGCGACCGCATGAGCATTGCGACGAGCTTTTACTCGACCTTCCAGCAGCTGATGCTCTCCCTCGGCATCTGCGTCGCCGCGTTGGCCCTGCATGGCTCGATGCAGTTCCGCGGAGAGACGAAGGCCGAGATGATCGATTTCTCCGTCGCCTTCATCGTCGTCACGGCCATTGCACTGCTCGCGGTGATCTGGAACGCCAGCTTCTCGCGCACAGCCGGTTCGGAAATCAGCGGCCACCGCCGCAGATCGCCGGAAGACAGCCTCGGCGAGCACTGA
- a CDS encoding carboxymuconolactone decarboxylase family protein: MSHITPIDYETASDAVRAEHDREVQLRGRMTNMKRTLLHSPVAHRIYAEWFPLREELRPALDDRAVWLLCHAIALECRSIIPVGFFRRALINAGLTPETIVPSEDEALLIEFGKAIVRDSNAIPEEIWDRLKARYDEPTLANLVAFAGIMIATAIYNNAVKVDIDPELGPYLEGFEFPAK; encoded by the coding sequence ATGAGCCATATCACGCCGATCGACTACGAGACCGCTTCCGACGCCGTGCGCGCCGAGCATGATCGCGAAGTGCAGCTGCGCGGCCGAATGACGAACATGAAGCGGACATTGCTGCATTCCCCGGTCGCGCATCGCATCTATGCCGAATGGTTTCCCCTGCGCGAAGAGTTGCGTCCCGCGCTGGACGATCGCGCCGTCTGGCTGCTTTGCCATGCCATCGCGCTCGAATGCCGCTCGATCATCCCGGTCGGCTTCTTCCGGCGCGCGCTCATCAATGCCGGCCTGACGCCGGAAACGATTGTACCGAGCGAAGACGAGGCTCTCTTGATCGAATTCGGCAAGGCGATCGTCAGGGATTCCAATGCCATTCCGGAGGAGATCTGGGATCGATTGAAGGCCCGCTACGACGAGCCGACGCTTGCCAACCTCGTCGCCTTCGCAGGGATCATGATCGCAACGGCAATCTACAACAATGCCGTGAAGGTGGATATCGACCCGGAGCTTGGGCCTTATCTTGAAGGGTTTGAGTTTCCGGCGAAGTAA
- a CDS encoding VOC family protein: MVAGIHHITLITRKVQANVDFYVGFLGLRLVKRTGGFEDATQLHLLYGDAKGSPGSLITFLVWEDGSPGRAGVGQIGEISLAIDPASIGFWLTRALSAGLKPEGPSDEFGEPVLRLKDPDGVIVKLVGTNALQATAPWASNTIPQEHAIRRIRGATLFSETLNETQAILVNHFDYKPLATSGAISRLVAEPGDILDIRDARGFWASAPGTGTVDHVAFRAADDAELQSVHTALQAIDSGPTTMHDRKYFRSLYVREPGQILFELATDAPGMLIDEDEATLGTRLFAPGDSPKLLAELNVILPQFSMPGEPRVIYRDLPFIHRFFTPEQPNGNVFVLLHGSGANETTMLPLGHKIDPDATLLSVRGRALEEGAPRWFRRNGPMTFDQADIASEAEAFAAFIDGAVHAYGLEPARIVYIGYSNGANMLNAMLSLHPHLIRRAVLLRSMTVLENPPVADMSNAEVLVVAGEKDLYGPYAQPLAERLRGGGAKVELATVPGGHEFDDADAPVIQAWLNGSA, translated from the coding sequence ATGGTCGCCGGCATCCATCACATCACGCTGATCACCCGCAAGGTCCAGGCGAATGTCGATTTCTACGTCGGCTTCCTCGGCCTGCGCCTCGTCAAGCGCACCGGCGGCTTTGAAGACGCCACCCAGCTTCATCTCCTCTACGGCGACGCCAAGGGCTCGCCCGGTTCGCTGATTACCTTCCTTGTCTGGGAGGATGGTTCGCCCGGCCGCGCCGGCGTCGGCCAGATCGGCGAAATCTCTCTGGCCATCGATCCCGCAAGCATCGGTTTCTGGCTGACGCGTGCATTGAGCGCCGGCCTCAAGCCCGAAGGCCCCTCCGACGAATTCGGTGAGCCTGTGCTTCGGCTGAAGGATCCTGATGGTGTCATCGTCAAGCTTGTCGGGACCAATGCCCTGCAGGCAACTGCTCCATGGGCAAGCAATACCATTCCGCAAGAGCACGCGATCCGCCGTATCCGCGGCGCGACGCTGTTCAGCGAAACACTCAATGAAACGCAGGCCATCTTGGTGAACCACTTCGACTATAAACCGCTCGCCACCAGCGGGGCGATCAGCCGGCTCGTCGCGGAACCAGGCGATATCCTCGACATCCGCGATGCCCGCGGCTTCTGGGCGAGCGCCCCGGGTACGGGTACGGTCGATCATGTCGCCTTTCGCGCAGCCGACGATGCGGAATTGCAGTCCGTTCACACCGCCCTGCAGGCGATCGATTCCGGGCCAACGACGATGCATGACCGCAAATATTTCCGCTCGCTCTATGTCCGCGAACCGGGCCAGATCCTGTTCGAACTCGCCACGGATGCGCCTGGCATGTTGATCGACGAAGATGAAGCGACGCTTGGCACGCGCCTCTTCGCTCCCGGCGACAGTCCGAAACTTTTGGCGGAGCTGAACGTGATCCTGCCGCAGTTCTCCATGCCCGGCGAACCGCGCGTCATCTATCGCGATCTGCCCTTCATCCATCGCTTCTTCACGCCGGAGCAGCCGAACGGCAATGTCTTTGTCCTGCTGCATGGCTCCGGTGCCAACGAAACGACGATGCTGCCGCTCGGTCACAAGATCGACCCCGACGCGACCTTGCTTAGCGTGCGCGGCCGCGCGCTCGAGGAAGGTGCGCCACGTTGGTTCCGCCGCAATGGGCCGATGACGTTCGATCAGGCCGATATCGCCAGCGAGGCCGAAGCCTTTGCCGCCTTCATCGATGGCGCGGTCCATGCCTACGGGCTTGAGCCCGCACGCATCGTCTATATCGGCTACTCGAACGGCGCCAACATGCTGAACGCCATGCTGTCGCTCCACCCGCACCTCATTCGCCGCGCGGTGCTGCTGCGCTCCATGACCGTACTCGAAAATCCGCCGGTGGCTGATATGTCCAATGCTGAGGTGCTGGTGGTCGCGGGCGAAAAGGATTTGTACGGGCCATACGCTCAACCTCTCGCCGAACGCCTGCGTGGTGGCGGCGCAAAGGTCGAACTTGCAACCGTTCCCGGCGGCCACGAGTTTGACGATGCCGATGCACCGGTCATTCAGGCATGGTTGAACGGGTCCGCCTGA
- a CDS encoding cupin domain-containing protein: protein MCGDHEHQHHDGHDHDHQPIDWREHGIKIIPGNALDPNTAQTPGMNRATAINHARAGAEKIWAGTVTIHANAKTGAHHHGDLESIIYVVKGKARMRWGDNLEFVAEAGPGDFIFVPPYVPHQEINASRDETLECVLVRSGQEPVVVNLDIEPVEKPEEVLWKDPIHR, encoded by the coding sequence ATGTGCGGCGATCATGAACATCAGCATCACGACGGGCACGATCACGACCATCAGCCCATCGATTGGCGCGAACACGGCATCAAGATCATTCCCGGCAATGCGCTCGATCCGAATACCGCACAAACCCCGGGCATGAACCGTGCGACCGCAATCAATCATGCGCGCGCCGGCGCTGAAAAGATCTGGGCGGGAACCGTGACAATCCATGCCAATGCCAAGACCGGCGCCCATCATCACGGCGATCTCGAAAGCATCATCTACGTCGTCAAAGGCAAGGCCCGAATGCGCTGGGGTGATAACCTCGAATTCGTCGCCGAAGCCGGTCCCGGCGATTTCATCTTCGTGCCACCCTATGTGCCGCACCAGGAAATCAATGCCAGTCGGGACGAAACGCTGGAATGCGTTCTCGTTCGCTCCGGGCAGGAACCAGTCGTCGTCAATCTGGATATCGAACCGGTGGAAAAACCGGAAGAAGTCCTCTGGAAGGACCCGATCCATCGTTAA
- a CDS encoding OsmC family protein — protein MAELKVKTRQTGATATVGRTGFPHVTSVTGGEIDIVTSPSQPGFNPLDLLYSSLSACLVLSARMAASSLGVLDKLTEVTAVVTGEKATEGLSRVEKFNIAFTIKGDFGDEIRNAIARAAEDEICTVSNTIRGNPQFSTVISG, from the coding sequence ATGGCCGAACTGAAAGTGAAGACGAGGCAGACGGGCGCGACCGCTACAGTCGGCCGCACCGGCTTTCCGCATGTGACGTCGGTGACCGGCGGTGAGATCGACATCGTCACTTCGCCGTCGCAGCCCGGTTTCAATCCGCTCGATCTGCTTTATTCGTCGCTGTCTGCCTGCCTGGTCTTGAGCGCCCGCATGGCGGCGAGCAGTCTCGGCGTGCTCGACAAGCTCACGGAAGTCACCGCCGTCGTGACAGGCGAAAAGGCCACCGAAGGTCTTTCCCGCGTCGAAAAATTCAACATTGCCTTCACCATCAAGGGCGATTTCGGTGACGAGATCCGCAACGCGATCGCGCGCGCCGCCGAAGATGAAATCTGCACCGTGAGCAACACGATCCGCGGCAATCCGCAGTTTTCGACTGTCATTTCGGGATAG
- the ggt gene encoding gamma-glutamyltransferase codes for MRHFRQRAISSVTLVTFALFSVTARAAAPPPVEAEHGMVVTAQHLATDVGVEVLKNGGNAVDAAVAVGYALAVVYPTAGNIGGGGFMTIRMRDGKTTFLDFRERAPLAATKGMYLDDKGNIVKGASTDGYLAVGVPGSVMGFETAREKYGTKSRQDLIAPAIRYAKEGFTLKQADAAELNEGKAWLSRDPATAAIFTKSDGKPFATGDKLVQPDLANALSGISDQGPDGFYKGPVANAIVKASQDKGGILANQDFEQYKVRELEPVKCNYRGYEIISSPPPSSGGVIICEILNVLEGYPLSYTGYASADTVHYMVEAMRYAYVDRNSALGDPDFVDNPVGKLLDKAYAQKIRDSISPYKAGVSKELMPKGLGESHETTHYSIIDNDGNAVAVTYTLNGSFGAGVVAPGTGILLNNEMDDFTSKPGVPNLYGLVQGEANAIQPKKTPLSSMSPTIVTKDGKPFMVIGSPGGSRIITITLEAIINVIDFGMNIQEAIDAPRIHHQWLPDKVYMEPRALSPDTIKLLTGMGYTVQVDNSWPIWGQAAGILVGGKSLSDIAKGGGARYNGAVDSRAGSGLAEGY; via the coding sequence ATGCGCCACTTCCGCCAGCGGGCGATTTCGTCGGTAACCCTGGTCACATTTGCTCTCTTTTCCGTCACCGCTAGAGCTGCCGCGCCGCCACCGGTCGAGGCGGAGCATGGCATGGTAGTCACCGCTCAACATCTCGCCACCGATGTCGGCGTTGAAGTGCTGAAGAATGGCGGCAATGCCGTCGATGCCGCCGTTGCGGTCGGCTATGCGCTGGCCGTGGTCTACCCGACCGCCGGCAATATCGGCGGCGGCGGCTTCATGACCATTCGCATGCGTGACGGAAAGACGACCTTCCTCGATTTCCGCGAGCGCGCGCCCCTGGCAGCGACCAAAGGCATGTATCTCGACGACAAGGGCAATATCGTCAAAGGCGCCAGCACGGACGGCTATCTCGCCGTCGGCGTCCCGGGCTCAGTCATGGGCTTCGAGACGGCCCGCGAGAAATATGGCACCAAGTCCCGCCAGGATCTGATCGCGCCGGCCATACGTTATGCCAAGGAAGGCTTCACGCTGAAACAGGCCGATGCCGCCGAGCTGAATGAGGGCAAGGCCTGGCTGTCGCGCGATCCGGCCACTGCCGCGATCTTCACCAAATCCGACGGCAAGCCCTTCGCGACAGGCGACAAGCTGGTCCAGCCGGATCTCGCCAATGCCCTATCCGGCATTTCCGATCAGGGGCCGGATGGCTTCTACAAGGGGCCGGTCGCCAACGCCATCGTCAAGGCAAGCCAGGACAAAGGCGGCATTCTGGCAAACCAGGATTTCGAACAATACAAGGTCCGCGAACTCGAGCCCGTGAAGTGCAATTATCGCGGCTATGAGATCATCTCCTCGCCACCGCCCTCATCTGGCGGCGTCATCATCTGCGAAATTCTCAATGTGCTCGAAGGCTATCCGCTCTCCTATACCGGTTATGCCTCGGCCGATACGGTCCATTACATGGTCGAAGCCATGCGCTACGCCTATGTGGATCGCAACTCGGCGCTCGGCGATCCCGACTTCGTCGACAACCCCGTCGGCAAGCTCCTCGACAAGGCCTATGCCCAGAAGATCCGCGACAGCATCTCGCCCTATAAGGCCGGCGTTTCCAAGGAGCTGATGCCGAAGGGCCTCGGCGAGAGCCACGAGACGACACATTATTCGATCATCGACAATGACGGCAATGCGGTCGCCGTCACCTATACGCTCAACGGCTCCTTCGGTGCCGGCGTCGTAGCGCCCGGCACGGGCATCCTTTTGAACAACGAGATGGATGACTTCACCTCCAAGCCCGGCGTGCCCAACCTTTACGGCCTGGTGCAGGGCGAGGCCAATGCCATCCAGCCGAAGAAGACGCCGCTCTCCTCCATGAGCCCGACGATCGTCACCAAGGATGGCAAGCCCTTCATGGTGATCGGCAGCCCCGGCGGCTCGCGCATCATCACCATCACGCTGGAAGCGATCATCAACGTCATCGATTTCGGCATGAACATCCAGGAAGCGATCGACGCTCCCCGCATCCATCACCAATGGCTGCCCGACAAGGTCTACATGGAGCCGCGCGCGCTCTCGCCCGATACGATCAAGCTTCTGACCGGCATGGGCTACACGGTTCAGGTGGACAACAGCTGGCCGATCTGGGGCCAGGCGGCCGGCATACTTGTCGGGGGCAAGAGCCTCAGCGACATCGCCAAGGGCGGGGGCGCCCGCTATAACGGCGCCGTGGACAGCCGTGCCGGCTCAGGGCTTGCCGAAGGCTATTGA